The Caenorhabditis elegans chromosome II genome has a segment encoding these proteins:
- the cbn-1 gene encoding EF-hand domain-containing protein (Confirmed by transcript evidence), with translation MRITVLILSTLLVTILNGLPIVPVVEDSISPEEVPEPSPEIEENTVPPPRVISPRVDVSVDVNEDGVLDIDEIRYAAFVHHGLSASVVEDLFKQVDTNRDNVLDAREFDAIRMLVLEKAENAALRYLQNVDTDRDGLLSLQEAQIYLLREYGIGYHDVARLWKLVPADLSDRMNSTLFSKLRRRVRGMTIRLARQIMKNADLNGDGHISVDEAQAIAFEQEGIGAGDVASMVGSVDENMDGELNAPEFADFERIIRARAIENSKKAMRVVDADNSGTLTLDEAKRVAFEHYGFDEATLAPFFGQADENEDGQLDNVEFAGFRSVIRARSVRDAMDKMKRIDTNGDGLVSNAEATDSTKKEDDMDSEETLALFNIADQNKSGKLDKVELADFNRLVRLSSIKFATDHFKEFDLDGNDAVTFDEIALLIEQKYGIPRSMIKTFFDRIDVDGSGDLMPAEIVDFRHLIRNHVSQQRQEKVYFLTL, from the exons atgcggATAACGGTGTTAATCCTATCAACGTTACTGGTCACTATTCTCAACGGTTTACCAATTGTACCTG TAGTCGAAGATTCAATATCCCCAGAAGAAGTCCCTGAACCGTctccagaaattgaagaaaatacaGTACCCCCGCCACGTGTCATATCTCCACGTGTCGATGTGAGTGTTGATGTTAATGAAGACGGAGTGTTGGATATTGATGAAATACGATATGCAGCATTTGTGCATCACGGACTGTCGGCTTCGGTAGTCGAGGACTTGTTTAAGCAG gtAGACACAAACCGTGACAACGTGCTAGATGCCCGAGAATTCGATGCGATTCGAATGTTGGTActagaaaaagctgaaaatgcaGCTCTGAgatatcttcaaaatgtcGATACCGACCGGGATGGGCTATTATCTCTCCAGGAAGCACAAATCTATTTGTTAAGGGAATATGGAATTG gatATCACGATGTTGCTCGTCTGTGGAAGCTAGTTCCAGCTGATTTGAGCGATAGGATGAACTCTACATTGTTCAGTAAGCTCAGACGAAGAGTTCGGGGAATGACGATTCGATTGGCTCGACAGATTATGAAG AACGCCGACCTAAACGGAGACGGTCACATTTCTGTTGACGAGGCGCAAGCCATCGCATTTGAGCAAGAAGGGATTGGAGCCGGTGACGTGGCATCTATGGTCGGAAGTGTAGATGAGAATATGGATGGAGAGCTCAATGCGCCAGAGTTTGCAGATTTCGAAAGAATTATCAGGGCGAGAGCAATTGAGAATAGCAA gaAAGCTATGCGAGTTGTGGACGCTGACAATAGTGGGACCTTGACACTTGATGAAGCAAAAAGAGTTGCCTTCGAGCATTACGGATTCGATGAAGCCACATTGGCACCGTTCTTTGGTCAAGCTGATGAGAATGAAGATGGGCAACTGGATAATGTAGAGTTTGCCGGCTTTCGATCAGTCATTCGTGCTCGATCAGTCAGAGATGCCATGGATAAAATGAAGAGAATTGATACAAATGGGGATGGTCTTGTATCAAATGCAGAAGCCACTGATTCCACGAAAAAGGAGGATGATATGGATTCTGAGGAGACTTTAGCGCTATTCAATATTGCTGATCAG aacaaaagcGGAAAGTTGGACAAAGTAGAGCTAGCAGATTTTAATCGATTGGTCAGGTTAAGCTCCATTAAATTTGCAACCGATCATTTTAAG GAATTCGATTTGGACGGAAATGACGCTGTAACATTTGACGAGATTGctttgctcattgagcaaAAATATGGAATCCCCAGAAGCATGATTAAGACATTTTTCGATCGCATCGATGTGGATGGCTCCGGTGATTTGATGCCTGCGGAAATTGTAGATTTTAG acatctcATTCGAAACCACGTGTCTCAGCAACGACAAGAAAAAGTATACTTTTTGACactttaa
- the cpn-2 gene encoding Calponin-homology (CH) domain-containing protein (Confirmed by transcript evidence) → MENISNFLAAAKQFGVMEISCFQTVDLYENKQCYKVIECLRLLAAVAQSRSSHLEHPAWVVKLAQSSPRQFPEAVMRRGEMVIPLQYGTNKCASQKGMSPYGLPRQIKPDPHG, encoded by the exons atggaaaatatttcaaatttcctggcAGCTGCCAAACAATTTGGTGTTATGGAAATTAGCTGTTTCCAGACTGTGGATTTGTATGAGAACAAACAATGCTATAAG GTAATCgaatgtctgcgtctcctcgcCGCCGTCGCTCAATCCCGTTCTTCTCACTTGGAGCATCCAGCGTGGGTGGTGAAGCTTGCCCAATCATCGCCACGTCAATTCCCGGAAGCAGTGATGAGAAGGGGTGAAATGGTGATCCCATTGCAATATGGTACAAATAAATGTGCATCACAGAAAGGAATGTCACCATATGGGTTGCCACGCCAGATTAAGCCAGATCCACATGGATAA
- the cbn-1 gene encoding EF-hand domain-containing protein (Confirmed by transcript evidence) produces the protein MRITVLILSTLLVTILNGLPIVPVVEDSISPEEVPEPSPEIEENTVPPPRVISPRVDVSVDVNEDGVLDIDEIRYAAFVHHGLSASVVEDLFKQVDTNRDNVLDAREFDAIRMLVLEKAENAALRYLQNVDTDRDGLLSLQEAQIYLLREYGIGYHDVARLWKLVPADLSDRMNSTLFSKLRRRVRGMTIRLARQIMKNADLNGDGHISVDEAQAIAFEQEGIGAGDVASMVGSVDENMDGELNAPEFADFERIIRARAIENSKKAMRVVDADNSGTLTLDEAKRVAFEHYGFDEATLAPFFGQADENEDGQLDNVEFAGFRSVIRARSVRDAMDKMKRIDTNGDGLVSNAEATDSTKKEDDMDSEETLALFNIADQNKSGKLDKVELADFNRLVRLSSIKFATDHFKEFDLDGNDAVTFDEIALLIEQKYGIPRSMIKTFFDRIDVDGSGDLMPAEIVDFRHLIRNHVSQQRQEKPPPSTTPITTTTEDTPLITTPETTITPTTTVPEEVTVTTKKPKQKLKPVEVAELIDGIANDVIAQDILREVVAPKATVLKTTVPTTTVIQTTETPSTKSKTTKKVKETG, from the exons atgcggATAACGGTGTTAATCCTATCAACGTTACTGGTCACTATTCTCAACGGTTTACCAATTGTACCTG TAGTCGAAGATTCAATATCCCCAGAAGAAGTCCCTGAACCGTctccagaaattgaagaaaatacaGTACCCCCGCCACGTGTCATATCTCCACGTGTCGATGTGAGTGTTGATGTTAATGAAGACGGAGTGTTGGATATTGATGAAATACGATATGCAGCATTTGTGCATCACGGACTGTCGGCTTCGGTAGTCGAGGACTTGTTTAAGCAG gtAGACACAAACCGTGACAACGTGCTAGATGCCCGAGAATTCGATGCGATTCGAATGTTGGTActagaaaaagctgaaaatgcaGCTCTGAgatatcttcaaaatgtcGATACCGACCGGGATGGGCTATTATCTCTCCAGGAAGCACAAATCTATTTGTTAAGGGAATATGGAATTG gatATCACGATGTTGCTCGTCTGTGGAAGCTAGTTCCAGCTGATTTGAGCGATAGGATGAACTCTACATTGTTCAGTAAGCTCAGACGAAGAGTTCGGGGAATGACGATTCGATTGGCTCGACAGATTATGAAG AACGCCGACCTAAACGGAGACGGTCACATTTCTGTTGACGAGGCGCAAGCCATCGCATTTGAGCAAGAAGGGATTGGAGCCGGTGACGTGGCATCTATGGTCGGAAGTGTAGATGAGAATATGGATGGAGAGCTCAATGCGCCAGAGTTTGCAGATTTCGAAAGAATTATCAGGGCGAGAGCAATTGAGAATAGCAA gaAAGCTATGCGAGTTGTGGACGCTGACAATAGTGGGACCTTGACACTTGATGAAGCAAAAAGAGTTGCCTTCGAGCATTACGGATTCGATGAAGCCACATTGGCACCGTTCTTTGGTCAAGCTGATGAGAATGAAGATGGGCAACTGGATAATGTAGAGTTTGCCGGCTTTCGATCAGTCATTCGTGCTCGATCAGTCAGAGATGCCATGGATAAAATGAAGAGAATTGATACAAATGGGGATGGTCTTGTATCAAATGCAGAAGCCACTGATTCCACGAAAAAGGAGGATGATATGGATTCTGAGGAGACTTTAGCGCTATTCAATATTGCTGATCAG aacaaaagcGGAAAGTTGGACAAAGTAGAGCTAGCAGATTTTAATCGATTGGTCAGGTTAAGCTCCATTAAATTTGCAACCGATCATTTTAAG GAATTCGATTTGGACGGAAATGACGCTGTAACATTTGACGAGATTGctttgctcattgagcaaAAATATGGAATCCCCAGAAGCATGATTAAGACATTTTTCGATCGCATCGATGTGGATGGCTCCGGTGATTTGATGCCTGCGGAAATTGTAGATTTTAG acatctcATTCGAAACCACGTGTCTCAGCAACGACAAGAAAAA CCTCCACCATCCACTACGCCAATCACCACAACCACTGAGGACACCCCACTAATAACCACACCCGAAACTACAATAACCCCAacgactacagtacccgaagaagttacagtaaccacaaaaaaaccaaaacaaaaattgaagccTGTGGAGGTGGCCGAGTTAATTGATGGTATAGCAAATGACGTCATAGCTCAGGATATATTAAGAGAAGTGGTTGCACCCAAAGCTACAGTGCTCAAAACTACGGTACctacaactacagtaatccagaCAACAGAAACACCAAGTACTAAATcgaaaactacgaaaaaagtgaag gaaaccGGATGA
- the cbn-1 gene encoding EF-hand domain-containing protein (Confirmed by transcript evidence) translates to MRITVLILSTLLVTILNGLPIVPVVEDSISPEEVPEPSPEIEENTVPPPRVISPRVDVSVDVNEDGVLDIDEIRYAAFVHHGLSASVVEDLFKQVDTNRDNVLDAREFDAIRMLVLEKAENAALRYLQNVDTDRDGLLSLQEAQIYLLREYGIGYHDVARLWKLVPADLSDRMNSTLFSKLRRRVRGMTIRLARQIMKNADLNGDGHISVDEAQAIAFEQEGIGAGDVASMVGSVDENMDGELNAPEFADFERIIRARAIENSKKAMRVVDADNSGTLTLDEAKRVAFEHYGFDEATLAPFFGQADENEDGQLDNVEFAGFRSVIRARSVRDAMDKMKRIDTNGDGLVSNAEATDSTKKEDDMDSEETLALFNIADQNKSGKLDKVELADFNRLVRLSSIKFATDHFKEFDLDGNDAVTFDEIALLIEQKYGIPRSMIKTFFDRIDVDGSGDLMPAEIVDFRHLIRNHVSQQRQEKPPPSTTPITTTTEDTPLITTPETTITPTTTVPEEVTVTTKKPKQKLKPVEVAELIDGIANDVIAQDILREVVAPKATVLKTTVPTTTVIQTTETPSTKSKTTKKVKVTTTTVSTTTITTSTPPSTTSPTTTVTPVATSSATPKPSKRTTTRRPMTASKELVVEEIIYEDENGNRMNPKKRKSGKADDVSYEEIIEYVDEPATN, encoded by the exons atgcggATAACGGTGTTAATCCTATCAACGTTACTGGTCACTATTCTCAACGGTTTACCAATTGTACCTG TAGTCGAAGATTCAATATCCCCAGAAGAAGTCCCTGAACCGTctccagaaattgaagaaaatacaGTACCCCCGCCACGTGTCATATCTCCACGTGTCGATGTGAGTGTTGATGTTAATGAAGACGGAGTGTTGGATATTGATGAAATACGATATGCAGCATTTGTGCATCACGGACTGTCGGCTTCGGTAGTCGAGGACTTGTTTAAGCAG gtAGACACAAACCGTGACAACGTGCTAGATGCCCGAGAATTCGATGCGATTCGAATGTTGGTActagaaaaagctgaaaatgcaGCTCTGAgatatcttcaaaatgtcGATACCGACCGGGATGGGCTATTATCTCTCCAGGAAGCACAAATCTATTTGTTAAGGGAATATGGAATTG gatATCACGATGTTGCTCGTCTGTGGAAGCTAGTTCCAGCTGATTTGAGCGATAGGATGAACTCTACATTGTTCAGTAAGCTCAGACGAAGAGTTCGGGGAATGACGATTCGATTGGCTCGACAGATTATGAAG AACGCCGACCTAAACGGAGACGGTCACATTTCTGTTGACGAGGCGCAAGCCATCGCATTTGAGCAAGAAGGGATTGGAGCCGGTGACGTGGCATCTATGGTCGGAAGTGTAGATGAGAATATGGATGGAGAGCTCAATGCGCCAGAGTTTGCAGATTTCGAAAGAATTATCAGGGCGAGAGCAATTGAGAATAGCAA gaAAGCTATGCGAGTTGTGGACGCTGACAATAGTGGGACCTTGACACTTGATGAAGCAAAAAGAGTTGCCTTCGAGCATTACGGATTCGATGAAGCCACATTGGCACCGTTCTTTGGTCAAGCTGATGAGAATGAAGATGGGCAACTGGATAATGTAGAGTTTGCCGGCTTTCGATCAGTCATTCGTGCTCGATCAGTCAGAGATGCCATGGATAAAATGAAGAGAATTGATACAAATGGGGATGGTCTTGTATCAAATGCAGAAGCCACTGATTCCACGAAAAAGGAGGATGATATGGATTCTGAGGAGACTTTAGCGCTATTCAATATTGCTGATCAG aacaaaagcGGAAAGTTGGACAAAGTAGAGCTAGCAGATTTTAATCGATTGGTCAGGTTAAGCTCCATTAAATTTGCAACCGATCATTTTAAG GAATTCGATTTGGACGGAAATGACGCTGTAACATTTGACGAGATTGctttgctcattgagcaaAAATATGGAATCCCCAGAAGCATGATTAAGACATTTTTCGATCGCATCGATGTGGATGGCTCCGGTGATTTGATGCCTGCGGAAATTGTAGATTTTAG acatctcATTCGAAACCACGTGTCTCAGCAACGACAAGAAAAA CCTCCACCATCCACTACGCCAATCACCACAACCACTGAGGACACCCCACTAATAACCACACCCGAAACTACAATAACCCCAacgactacagtacccgaagaagttacagtaaccacaaaaaaaccaaaacaaaaattgaagccTGTGGAGGTGGCCGAGTTAATTGATGGTATAGCAAATGACGTCATAGCTCAGGATATATTAAGAGAAGTGGTTGCACCCAAAGCTACAGTGCTCAAAACTACGGTACctacaactacagtaatccagaCAACAGAAACACCAAGTACTAAATcgaaaactacgaaaaaagtgaag GTTACCACAACTACTGTTTCTACCACCACCATCACCACAAGCACACCACCTTCCACCACATCACccaccactacagtaacccctgttgccacgtcatcagcgACCCCAAAACCATCAAAAAGAACTACTACACGGCGACCAATGACGGCATCGAAAGAACTCGTGGTTGAGGAAATTATTTATGAGGACGAAAATG gaaaccGGATGAATCCTAAAAagcgaaaatctggaaaagcCGACGATGTGTCATATGAGGAGATTATCGAGTATGTTGATGAGCCGGCAActaattaa
- the cpn-2 gene encoding Transgelin (Confirmed by transcript evidence) gives MANHGPSYGLSRELQKKNDARFVLEEAIEVLKWIENVTGERFSFDVTTCESSTDVSNLLKDGVMLCKLIEKLDPSCRVVYNKKPKMAFPMMENISNFLAAAKQFGVMEISCFQTVDLYENKQCYKVIECLRLLAAVAQSRSSHLEHPAWVVKLAQSSPRQFPEAVMRRGEMVIPLQYGTNKCASQKGMSPYGLPRQIKPDPHG, from the exons ATGGCCAATCATGGTCCCAGCTATGGGCTGAGTCGGGAACTACAGAAGAag AACGACGCCCGTTTTGTATTGGAGGAAGCAATCGAAGTTCTAAAATGGATTGAGAATGTAACAGGAGAGAGGTTCTCATTTGATGTGACCACTTGTGAATCATCAACTGACGTCAGTAATCTACTCAAGGATGGTGTGATGCTATGCAAGCTGATTGAGAAACTAGATCCCAGTTGTCGAGTCGTGTATAATAAGAAACCAAAAATGGCATTTCCAATG atggaaaatatttcaaatttcctggcAGCTGCCAAACAATTTGGTGTTATGGAAATTAGCTGTTTCCAGACTGTGGATTTGTATGAGAACAAACAATGCTATAAG GTAATCgaatgtctgcgtctcctcgcCGCCGTCGCTCAATCCCGTTCTTCTCACTTGGAGCATCCAGCGTGGGTGGTGAAGCTTGCCCAATCATCGCCACGTCAATTCCCGGAAGCAGTGATGAGAAGGGGTGAAATGGTGATCCCATTGCAATATGGTACAAATAAATGTGCATCACAGAAAGGAATGTCACCATATGGGTTGCCACGCCAGATTAAGCCAGATCCACATGGATAA
- the sgcb-1 gene encoding Beta-sarcoglycan (Confirmed by transcript evidence), with protein MDSDDEQITDENVGNSIGDEVTGLRAKRLIATLICLFVLFIISLITLALNIWIISTLRMNSNGVPFLRFYYSFNEKTKEMEKTVEMTGNQLKFEKVVSNKIVGFPDKDITITAPRMLVTSRQNDSLLVMSEKLCKLERVNNFQVLSPKDGRTLFSARHPTVTIDKRIKKLAAERIITNKIRSAVDETLKINGENVVLRGNEQVRIDARNVNFEGLKRMVFNISRDGILHMRGRVRLGDGAASLPMSTSPSLSASLDGMRLCACAQFNHKLFIVPANKHCFTSNTFCS; from the exons ATGGATTCAGATGATGAACAAATTACTGATGAAAACGTTGGAAATTCAATTGGGGATGAG GTGACGGGACTCCGAGCCAAACGACTAATTGCAACGTTGATATGTCTGTTTGTACTTTTTATTATTAGTTTAATCACATTAGCt cTGAATATTTGGATTATTTCAACGCTACGAATGAACTCAAATGGTGTCCcatttttgcgattttattACAGTTTTAACGAGAAAACCAAGGAAATGGAGAAg aCAGTGGAAATGACTGGAAAccagttgaaatttgaaaaggtgGTTTCAAATAAGATAGTAGGATTCCCGGACAAGGATATTACGATTACTGCTCCACGGATGTTGGTGACGTCACGACAAAACGATAGCCTGTTGGTGATGAGTGAGAAGCTGTGTAAATTGGAAAGAgtcaacaattttcag GTTCTTTCCCCAAAAGACGGTCGTACCCTATTCTCAGCTCGCcaccctacagtaaccattGACAAACGTATCAAGAAACTGGCAGCTGAAAGAATAATAACCAATAAAATTCGATCGGCAGTCGACGAGACACTCAAAATAAACGGGGAGAATGTTGTGCTACGTGGCAATGAGCAAGTCCGGATTGACGCGAGGAATGTGAATTTTGAGGGACTGAAGCGAATGGTCTTCAATATTTCG CGAGACGGAATACTCCATATGCGTGGCCGAGTACGCCTGGGCGATGGAGCCGCAAGTCTACCAATGTCCACATCACCATCCCTCTCGGCCAGTCTAGATGGAATGCGGCTCTGTGCGTGTGCTCAATTCAATCATAAACTATTTATAGTACCTGCTAATAAGCATTGTTTCACTAGTAATACTTTTTGTTCTTGA